GATCCTGTTAAGCAGCGCCACCTCCCTGCAAATGGAACAAATTTTATGAGAGGCGATAGCAGGAATTAAGCCGCTGATTCTTTTGATTCCTTTATGTGACACAATGGATTAGCGCTCTATTTTTGGGCGCGTGAGGCGGCAGTTTCAAATTAGTCCCTTAAAGAAAATTTGTTCATATCTGTTTTTTTAACGAAATGAAGTCCTAACCACGCGCTATTTATTTACCGTTTCCCCTGGGTATGGTTGCCTTGTAGGATGCCAAACAAAATAACCGTTCAAAAAGATTTAGGCAAGCCAGGAGGCCTCaagagaagaaaggggtgccgtagtggcgggctccggaataatttcgaccacttggggatctttgacgtgcactgacatcgcacagcacacgggcgccttagcgtctttcctccataaaaacgcagccgccgcggtcgggttcgaacccgggaattccggatcagtagtcgagcgccctaaccactgagccaccgcggcgggttttcttCTATCCTGTCGTCCCTCTTTTTAGCGCTACTACTATGTTCCTGCTGGGAATAGCGGAAATAAAAGCACGCAGATCTCGCAGCCATTCGTACAAACGGAAGACGCATTTGCTTTGTCTGTATTACAACCCGTGGTACAGCAGTGGAACGGGGAGTCTACCTCTTTGGACTCATCTACTATCTGTCTGTATTACAATACACAGTCCCTCTCGGCAATCTTCGGGGAAGAGACAGAGTCCAGATTTCGTTCGCTCAAGTCAATAATGGCTTGTTAGGGCATTCGCAGCACCAGAGTCGTTTCATACGTCGCTACTGACGACATCGCCAAACGTAACGGTGATGTCTTCTTCTTCAAACTTCCCCAACGCGTTCAACAGGCGGATGCGACGGGAAGGTGACACCACTATACGTCCAGGTGAGGTCACTGCGACCGACGGTTTCCGCCGCTTCGAGGTCGCCTCTCGAATACCGTAAAGGTGTGTGGGCACTGCTGTGGACTCCACACCAGCTTCCTCCACAGTGCTATTGTCTTCGATTTCGGTGATGATATGAAATTTCGGAACCCTGTAAGGAGACAAAAGAAGTATTACGGACAAAAGCCCTGACGATAACTGCTTGGAAAGCATTCACAGGGTAGTATTTCAGTGGTTTGATTGCATACAGAAAAACTGATAGGGGTTACAAGGTGTGAACAAATTCGTACCCTGTTCTTTTTACAGGGTGCATAACTTTAACACGTAATGCAGCTTTTTTCTTACATCACTAAAGATCTGCCTTAAATGGCATGAGCATCGTCTGCACAATATGGCTTCATCACATAGCAAGACCACATAACCCGTTGTTCATATGACGATGTACCATGTGACTCTTTCTGATACTAGCCATTACGACTAAATTCATTACGGAAATAAAAATTACTAGATTATCAACTTTCCGTGGTGCTGAGTAGAAATGTATGTCAAAGCATTTTGCTCTATGTATGCAGGTGTTTCATTTTTCTCGCAACCATAAAAACAATAAGGAATTAACCCCCTTTAATTTATTGGAGATTAATCTCGCAGcctgtttttgcgcagttttcagGTTTTGACTAATATTTTAAATGCAGAAATGCACTCCAATCCTGCCACAAAATCCGCGCCTTCAGGTTTTGCCTAatatttttaatgcagaaatacaCTCCACGCCTgccataaaatccgcgccttcaaAGCCAGGTTTCAGCTCATTTCAGCATCCGCACTGCAGAGCCCTTCCTAGTAACAGCCCAGTCAACCTCACGTGGAGAAGAATACGAGCGCTCAAGTTCCTTGTTTTCGCGCTGTGGTTTCCGTCTTTTAACCTACCAGCGCAGACAGAACTCCTTCTACACTGGGATCTCTTCTATGGCGACAAACTCAGCACGATTCCACCATCACCCAGGTTAACCTCGTTGCCGTAACGACCTGCCAGTCAagagttcagcgcccgtcctgtcttgaGTGTTCCTTCATGTTTGGTTTATAGTGTATGGGGACTCtagcgtcccaaagctactcaggctatgagggacgccttagtgaagggctccggaataatttccaccacctggagttctttaacgtgcactgacatcgcacagtacacgggcctccagaatttctcctccatGTCTTCGTTCTTTTCACGCTGTCGTTTCCGTCAGAAGTGCCCACTCACGCGGCGGTATTGCTGGTGCCGTTGCTGCCTAGCACCGGGTCAGCGGGCCTGGTGCTGTCGTCTGAGCGTGCCATACTATTTAACAGCGCGAAGGCCACGACGGCCACGAAGATGCCCAGCGCGGCCGCGGCCACCAGGCCCAGCCGCTTGGCAGAACTCCACCCGGCTGGAGGTGGGCGCGGCAGGTCGCGCGTCTTCAAGTCCTCCAGCACCAGGTAGCCCTGCTCGACGCCGTACCTGCACATAGTCACTCCGTAGATATTGCGAGGTGTGAAAAATCTCGGAGCGTGAAAGTAAAACTAATTTCAGTGACGGCTGCTACGGGTCTATTGTGTGTAAGGTAGAGTGGACTTTACGGTCATTGCGACCCAGAGACAATTATTGGACCATATGACTCATTACTCCGACCAGTGGGTCTGATGGTGATAGGCCATTGATCTTTACATATTATGACGTCATTTCATGACGTCATGTTATTCTTAAGTACGACGTCAATATGACATCGTATTGATATTTGTGACATCCCTTCATGAAGTCATAAGACTGCGAGATATCTCAGGGTGTTCTGGCAGTAACAAATAGCTCTGTAATGCTTGCTGAATATTGAGAACTAAACAGAAAAAACGTGTTCCATATTTAACGTTGGACATCTACATTTGATTGGAACGAAAAGAGTTGAATCACTCCTGCCGCCATAACATTATTGCTGACTGGCGGCAGCCCAAACTAAACCACAGCAGCAAAATACAGAAAGCGAAGtaaggtacggtacggtatgtGGGAGCCTGACTTCAAGTCAATCTCCTCCACGTGAGCTACAAGAGGcgtcgtagtgaagagctccggagtGAGGAAGGACGGGTTAAAATATGTAAACGCAGATCGTGTTGAGAGTGGATGAGAATGAGGACAAGATCAGGAAGAGGCTTCCTGAGGTGGTCCACTGCAGCTTTTTTTATTCataaaggcttgttttttttttgcgacagagTATCGAAAGTACCACCTCGCGCCGAGTACTAGTGCGATATAGAGTAGGAGATAAGTGCGGAAGCATCatcactctgaacagaaaggagtaaaaaaagagtaagctgcTCCCAAGCGCACTCTTTtttgtaaaagggagtgcgcGGTTAGAGTGGCCCTTCACCATCTAGGAAGCTGGCATAACTTCCAACTTCCACATTTTTCAGCCTTCCCTGCGGTCAGTTGTCACGCAGTCGCAACTACAGCTGTAATGGACAGCGCAAAGGAACAAGGTCTTAACAGCGATGCTGTTAAGACATAGGGGAGAACCCTATGCAGTTTCTCTCGTAGAATTGCGACTTGCATAAATACTAGCGTGCCTCAAAACGCAACGAAAGAGCTATAAAACGAAAGCCATTAGTTCTGGTGACGTAACCTTGTGTAGTAGCACAAAATAAAAGGCACGGCTGACggcaatttgtaaaaaaaaatttgatgccgAACTAGTCTAACAATCAGGGTGTTCGATGTTTTGCCTCTGAAAAGACACTCCCTAGTCATGTGAATTCCAGGAATCCCACAAATTTGTTTTTCCTCAGATTCATGAGAAGACGCTTAAAAATCCACCAGGCTTTTTATGTATGCATGTGTATGATGACATTTTAACATTTGTGAGACATAATAGGTACCTCTCCAAGCTCCCACTAATGCAATAGTCAATTTCAATTGCCTGTAGAACAAATGAAGAGACTTTTTGTTACTGCTAAGTAGGTGAATCGAGAATTTTTTCTGCGTGGTCAAGCATGAGTCCTGAAGTAGGCGGTGTAAAGGTCGGTCACAAACCGGTTTATCTAAAAAAAAACGATTTGTGTGATCGTGTGACCAAAGTGAGCTTCGAGTGGGTACGTTGTCAACGAAAGAATGTGGAACTTATTATACACCAACATTACAGTAAAATACCCCCCTCTCACATTTTCCTCTCATTCCTGAGTTCATGACCTGCAACGGCAAGTCAGGAGGACTGGGACAGTGCCAGATGTAACAAAAGGATAGTAAAATGGGGTTGGTGTAAGCATCCTTGTGTCCTTGTGTTTTCCTTTGTAGTTGTGTTTCTCGAGCTGTTCACCACCCACGTACGTCCACAATCAGAATGCCCCAGCTTGCAATTCTTAGTGGTCCATTGTCCAAGAATTTTCAGGGTAATTCAATGGTTTTTACACCGCGGCGCAGAAGTAACACCTTACCTCGGTAAGGCGGTGCCCACCTGAGGCTTTGGAGGCTCGTAGAACTCTTGAATTCGCTCGGGAACGACCGACATGTTGGATCACTTGACCGTCTTAGTCTGAAACAGGATATAAGTCACAGATTTGAATCATACATGTTATCAAGGGATGGTTGTTCGTTTCTCATTGCGTGCCAAATGTGGCACCACCCCAAAAGTTAAATGCTCCTAAGGGCTTCAAGGTATCGTAATACCACATCCCTGTACCACATCCAAGGCCGCAGTTCTGCGTGGTTTAAGTTGTGTCAGATAGGGTACTGTTGCGTCGCTGTGAAAAAGGCGCCACCAATGACCGATTAACTTGCAACAAAGCAACGAGAATATTCCCGAGTGTACGGAAGCGCAAAAGAATAAAACAGCTGACAGCGCTGACAACGATGGCCACATCACACACACGAACTGACCCGCACTCAGTGTGTGAGCTTTCTGGAAAGCACATGTCTCCCATTGTTGCTAGCTCTTCTGGCAGCATACCGAGAGGAGAACGGTAAGCGATGGCTACATCACACACGAACTGACCCACACAGTGTGAGCTTTCTGGAAAGCACATGTCTCCCATTGCTGCTAGCTCTTCTGGCAGCACACCGAGAGGAGAACGGTAGGCGATGGCTACATCACACACGAACTGACCCACACTCAGCGTGTGAGCTTTCTGGAAAGCACATGTCTCCCATTGCTGCTAGCTCTTCTGGCAGCACACCGAGAGGAGAACGGTAAGCGATGGCTACATCACACACGAACTGACCCACACTCAGTGTGTGAGCTTTCTGGAAAGCACAAG
This region of Amblyomma americanum isolate KBUSLIRL-KWMA chromosome 5, ASM5285725v1, whole genome shotgun sequence genomic DNA includes:
- the LOC144135093 gene encoding uncharacterized protein LOC144135093, with protein sequence MSVVPERIQEFYEPPKPQVGTALPRYGVEQGYLVLEDLKTRDLPRPPPAGWSSAKRLGLVAAAALGIFVAVVAFALLNSMARSDDSTRPADPVLGSNGTSNTAAVPKFHIITEIEDNSTVEEAGVESTAVPTHLYGIREATSKRRKPSVAVTSPGRIVVSPSRRIRLLNALGKFEEEDITVTFGDVVSSDV